In Octopus bimaculoides isolate UCB-OBI-ISO-001 chromosome 5, ASM119413v2, whole genome shotgun sequence, a genomic segment contains:
- the LOC106870013 gene encoding palmitoyltransferase ZDHHC23 isoform X3, with protein MTDQTILCCCEYINKSGERSHMLACCCDCEDLDKACDNCLCCKEIPSDTMRNITTTISDRCRIPWCCGHGAIQVRLDVIVPVVVVPSCILIGTVGPITTIVTLIFMPIIMLVSYHLWRRHHSNMRTKLFSTWANISILFSYFVFQTFVVGFRKILLWEFLLLFTAFLIMLYCLYQTKKQPGILMKPNLTASKLNENESHNIQVDTSVMIPAGEITWIDSRPIEGLYLVTWCGFCNNRKPPRSGHCYVCSSCVSVRDHHCVCVYTRDVF; from the exons ATGACTGATCAAACAATTCTTTGTTGCtgtgaatatattaacaaaagtgGGGAGAGAAGTCACATGTTGGCTTGCTGTTGTGATTGTGAAGATTTGGATAAAGCTTGTGATAA TTGCTTGTGCTGTAAAGAAATACCAAGTGATACAATGAGAAACATTACTACTACCATATCTGATCGCTGTCGTATTCCCTGGTGCTGCGGTCATGGGGCAATCCAGGTTCGTCTTGATGTCATCGtccctgttgttgttgtaccATCCTGTATCCTTATAGGCACAGTGGGGCCAATCACCACCATAGTCACACTCATTTTCATGCCGATCATTATGTTAGTAAGTTACCATCTCTGGCGACGCCACCACAGTAACATGCGGACCAAATTATTTTCTACCTGGGCAAACATATCCATTCTGTTTAGTTATTTTGTCTTTCAAACGTTTGTTGTTGGTTTCCGTAAGATATTGTTATGGGAGTTCCTATTGCTCTTCACTGCCTTTTTAATCATGCTCTATTGCTTGTATCAGACAAAAAAACAACCAGGAATTCTTATGAAACCAAACTTAACAGCTTCCaaactaaatgaaaatgaaagtcatAACATACAAGTAGATACTAGTGTTATGATACCAGCTGGAGAAATCACATGGATAGATTCACGACCAATTGAAG GTTTATATCTTGTCACATGGTGTGGATTTTGTAACAATCGGAAACCTCCAAGATCTGGCCATTGTTATGTATGTAGTTCTTGTGTATCAGTTCGAGATCATCACTGTGTCTG